One window from the genome of Spirosoma rhododendri encodes:
- a CDS encoding CheR family methyltransferase, protein MAKKNKSNSLSQPDLSATVPVVAIGASAGGLDAMRDLLAKLPSATGMAYVYVQHLDPTSPVNPIELLASSTQMPVEGAHHLLMIEPNHLYVLPIDEDLDVVDGVFMRTEKQNKPGSYMPIDRFFLSLTERQKEGIIAVLLSGTASDGILGLRAISAAGGITFAQDDTAQYQSMPRSAILEGVVDKILSPADIAAELERLSHQTGLFRETIMREEQAPELADQLMNTLSTETEEDLRNIIQLLRRATGVDFSHYKNTTIRRRIIRRTLLFKLDSLHDYVGYLRQHPEELTQLYDDLLINVTSFFRDADTMDYVQKVLLPQIVREKSADEPIRIWVPACSTGQEAYSLAILLLEVMGDRASRHPIQLFATDLSESAVAKARLGSYTRGEVMNVSTRRLQRFFTRVDDQYRINKNVRDLCVFAPHNLLKDPPFSRLDLISCRNLLIYLDNIFQRKAIVTFHYALNPVGYLIMGKSETVGTSAPLFSQLEKNYKVFARKNDVDSRTTFAVASSPVDGAHTMVRLASLPRQVTKVGEYASERHIASSSSADLDKVVDTILLSQFVPASVVVNQDLEILQFRGSTGAFLEPAPGKASLNLLKMARPSLVFELRNIVNKAQKSGERVRKGGLEVKLRTKVYYVDIEAVPLDTATEERLFLIIFEEVDPPVVPNTRNADARNRRIQELEAELTALREDMRSIIEEQEASNEELQSANEEIISSNEELQSINEELETSKEEIESTNEELLTINQELQVRNDQLSEAYQFAEDIFGTIREATLVLDTDLRIKSANPAFYRLFNLTEESTDRRLIYELDSRQWDIPELRLMLTDIVTLDTQFQGFELTYSTAEMGEKRLSLNARRVVRQQDSILLAIDDITQQQRVQRLLAEREAWFRQIADNAPTLIWVTDAQGKYTFLNKVWSQFTGRSLQEVTLSGWENGLFADDQAAYQAIYQSSRNLEEPFQIEYRLRRHDGEYRWMVEHAQPMYATDGQFNGYIGSLVDIHVQKEANQELDRRVQERTAELSTLNVNLERINRHLKQIQDISQIGTYEYDTVTGQLFPSDEMLEFFGYNHAEFKPTLAFLESITHPDDIESVQAMIRQAMIDGKPYSYVRRIIRADGQIRYLLNRAERVPGMQNRVLASILDITNTKQVEEQLRERTNQLMQTNQLMQMTLEASKAGLGHWDWRNNLTVWDERGRQIIGFTNDEPVLSIDDWMDRIHPDDRLRVMNHAQASIRSGEPFLLEYRVVHADGSTHYLLGTGQMQKSNTGEPLSSVGLVIDVSELKQTEQMLKRTALNLQAVLNSSNMAIAFVKPVRNDDKIIVNFQIATANREFARLVDDAIDTLTGRYVTDLSSALWQEETVERLRQVLAGKSFHEERYTPDTKQWILITLKSYDDGIVLTGQDITTLKEAERQQHNLLNQLEGSNENLQVLGQLRQQLRERGELLRSTSHDLRGNFGIIQGAASLLTMADTDEERSQMLAMLQRNMQQATRMLTELLDVARLEAGQEERQIAAFDVAELLGALIDSVRPMATEKGLVLQQTGPASLPVSGDGTKIHRITQNLLLNAIKYTQAGHVTVDWQAGPDDQWQLSVADTGPGLSMTSSASGGEGIGLTIIRQLCQLLDGNMVIDSKPGEGTRFTLTFPRTYASGSKRAGQ, encoded by the coding sequence CAATCAGTGCCGCCGGGGGAATTACCTTCGCGCAGGATGATACGGCTCAATATCAGAGTATGCCCCGCTCGGCTATTCTGGAAGGCGTTGTCGACAAAATTCTGTCGCCTGCCGACATTGCTGCTGAGCTGGAGCGGTTGAGCCATCAGACCGGCCTGTTCCGGGAAACCATTATGCGCGAAGAGCAGGCCCCCGAATTGGCTGACCAGTTGATGAATACGCTGTCTACGGAGACGGAAGAAGATTTGCGCAACATCATCCAGCTACTGCGCCGGGCCACCGGTGTTGACTTCAGTCATTACAAAAACACCACGATTCGCCGACGGATTATTCGCCGGACACTGCTCTTCAAACTCGATTCGCTGCACGACTACGTCGGCTACCTGCGTCAGCACCCGGAAGAGTTAACCCAGCTGTACGACGATCTGCTGATCAACGTAACGAGCTTTTTTCGGGATGCCGACACGATGGATTACGTGCAGAAAGTGCTGTTGCCGCAGATCGTCCGGGAAAAGTCAGCCGACGAACCGATCCGTATCTGGGTGCCGGCCTGCTCAACGGGGCAGGAAGCCTATTCGCTGGCGATACTGCTGCTGGAGGTAATGGGCGACCGGGCGTCGAGACACCCAATCCAGCTGTTTGCCACCGACCTGAGCGAGTCGGCGGTGGCCAAAGCCCGGCTGGGTAGTTACACCCGTGGTGAAGTGATGAACGTATCGACCCGGCGACTTCAGCGGTTTTTTACCAGGGTCGACGATCAGTACCGCATCAACAAAAATGTGCGGGACCTGTGCGTATTTGCCCCCCATAACCTGCTGAAAGACCCGCCTTTCTCGCGGCTCGACCTGATTAGCTGTCGTAATCTGCTGATCTACCTCGACAATATATTTCAGCGAAAAGCGATTGTTACGTTTCATTACGCGCTCAATCCCGTCGGTTATCTGATCATGGGGAAGTCGGAAACGGTGGGCACATCGGCTCCGCTTTTTTCGCAGCTTGAGAAGAACTACAAAGTATTTGCCCGGAAAAATGACGTCGATAGCCGGACAACGTTTGCCGTGGCCTCTAGTCCGGTCGATGGCGCACATACAATGGTGCGGCTGGCGTCGCTGCCCCGGCAGGTCACGAAAGTAGGTGAGTACGCGTCTGAGCGTCACATCGCATCGTCCAGCAGCGCAGACCTGGATAAGGTCGTCGATACTATACTGCTGAGTCAGTTCGTACCGGCGAGTGTAGTCGTCAATCAGGATCTGGAAATTCTTCAGTTCCGTGGCTCAACAGGTGCGTTTCTCGAACCGGCACCGGGCAAAGCAAGCCTGAATTTGCTCAAGATGGCGCGTCCGTCGCTGGTGTTCGAACTGCGCAACATCGTCAATAAAGCCCAGAAGTCGGGTGAACGTGTCAGAAAAGGCGGGCTGGAAGTCAAGCTGCGTACTAAAGTGTACTACGTGGATATCGAAGCCGTACCGCTTGATACCGCCACTGAGGAGCGCCTTTTCCTGATTATCTTCGAGGAGGTCGACCCGCCCGTGGTGCCCAACACCCGCAATGCCGACGCCCGCAATCGCCGGATTCAGGAGCTGGAAGCCGAGCTGACGGCCCTGCGGGAAGATATGCGTTCGATTATCGAAGAGCAGGAAGCCAGTAACGAAGAACTACAGTCGGCCAACGAAGAAATCATCAGCAGCAACGAAGAGCTGCAAAGCATCAACGAAGAACTCGAAACCAGCAAGGAAGAGATTGAATCGACCAATGAAGAGCTGCTGACGATCAATCAGGAGTTGCAGGTGCGAAACGATCAGCTGTCGGAGGCCTACCAGTTTGCGGAAGATATTTTCGGTACGATCCGGGAGGCAACGCTGGTGCTTGACACCGACCTGCGGATCAAGAGCGCCAATCCGGCTTTCTACCGGTTGTTTAACCTGACGGAAGAGAGCACGGACCGGCGATTGATTTACGAACTCGATAGCCGGCAGTGGGACATTCCCGAGCTACGACTGATGCTAACCGACATTGTTACGCTGGACACGCAGTTTCAGGGTTTCGAACTGACGTACAGCACGGCTGAAATGGGCGAAAAGCGCCTGTCGCTCAATGCCCGGCGGGTCGTTCGCCAGCAGGATTCGATTCTGCTGGCCATCGACGACATTACGCAGCAGCAACGGGTGCAGCGGCTGCTGGCTGAGCGCGAAGCCTGGTTCCGGCAGATTGCTGACAATGCCCCGACGCTGATCTGGGTGACGGACGCTCAGGGCAAGTACACTTTCCTCAACAAAGTATGGTCGCAGTTTACGGGCCGCTCGTTGCAGGAAGTGACCCTGTCGGGCTGGGAAAACGGTCTGTTTGCCGACGACCAGGCGGCTTATCAGGCTATTTACCAGAGCAGCCGCAACCTAGAGGAGCCTTTTCAGATCGAGTACCGGCTGCGTCGGCACGATGGTGAATACCGCTGGATGGTCGAACATGCCCAGCCCATGTACGCGACCGACGGGCAGTTCAACGGCTACATCGGCAGTCTGGTCGACATTCACGTGCAGAAAGAAGCCAATCAGGAGCTGGATCGGCGGGTGCAGGAGCGGACGGCGGAGCTAAGCACGCTGAACGTCAACCTGGAGCGGATTAACCGGCATCTCAAGCAGATACAGGACATTTCCCAGATCGGCACCTACGAGTACGATACCGTTACGGGGCAATTGTTCCCGTCCGACGAGATGCTGGAATTCTTTGGGTACAACCACGCCGAGTTTAAGCCGACGCTGGCGTTCCTCGAATCAATTACGCATCCCGATGATATCGAGTCTGTTCAGGCGATGATCAGACAGGCGATGATCGATGGTAAGCCGTACAGCTACGTGCGTCGGATTATCCGGGCCGATGGCCAGATACGCTATCTGCTGAACCGGGCCGAACGGGTGCCGGGTATGCAAAACCGGGTGCTGGCGTCTATCCTCGATATTACCAATACCAAGCAGGTCGAAGAGCAGTTGCGGGAACGCACCAACCAGCTGATGCAAACAAACCAGCTGATGCAGATGACGCTGGAAGCCAGTAAAGCCGGGCTTGGGCACTGGGACTGGCGCAATAATCTGACCGTCTGGGACGAACGGGGCCGACAGATTATCGGCTTTACGAATGACGAACCGGTACTGAGCATCGACGACTGGATGGACCGGATTCACCCCGACGACCGGCTGCGCGTGATGAACCACGCGCAGGCCTCGATACGGAGCGGAGAGCCGTTTCTGCTCGAATACCGCGTCGTTCATGCCGATGGCAGCACCCATTACCTGCTTGGAACCGGGCAGATGCAGAAAAGCAACACTGGTGAACCGCTAAGTTCGGTGGGGCTGGTTATCGACGTTTCCGAACTGAAACAGACCGAACAGATGCTCAAGCGGACGGCTCTTAATTTGCAGGCCGTACTCAACAGCTCGAACATGGCCATCGCGTTTGTTAAGCCCGTTCGGAATGACGACAAGATCATCGTCAATTTTCAGATAGCAACCGCCAACCGGGAGTTTGCCCGGCTGGTCGACGACGCTATCGATACGCTGACCGGCCGGTATGTAACGGACCTGAGCAGCGCGCTCTGGCAGGAAGAAACGGTGGAAAGACTACGGCAGGTGCTGGCCGGGAAATCGTTTCACGAAGAGCGGTATACGCCCGATACGAAGCAATGGATACTGATTACGCTGAAAAGCTACGACGACGGAATCGTACTGACCGGGCAGGATATCACGACGCTGAAGGAAGCCGAACGGCAGCAGCATAACCTGCTCAATCAGCTGGAAGGCTCCAACGAAAACTTGCAGGTGCTGGGTCAGCTCCGTCAGCAGTTGCGCGAACGGGGCGAACTCCTGCGTAGCACTTCGCACGACCTGCGGGGTAATTTTGGCATTATCCAGGGCGCGGCCAGTTTGCTGACAATGGCCGATACCGATGAAGAACGAAGCCAGATGCTAGCCATGTTGCAGCGCAATATGCAGCAGGCGACCCGGATGCTGACCGAACTGCTCGACGTGGCCCGGCTGGAAGCAGGTCAGGAAGAGCGGCAGATTGCTGCCTTCGACGTGGCCGAACTGCTCGGCGCACTCATCGACAGCGTTCGGCCAATGGCTACCGAAAAAGGGCTGGTGCTGCAACAAACCGGACCCGCCAGTTTACCCGTGTCGGGCGACGGTACGAAAATTCACCGGATCACGCAGAATCTGCTGCTCAACGCGATCAAATACACGCAGGCGGGCCACGTAACGGTCGACTGGCAGGCCGGTCCCGACGATCAATGGCAACTGAGCGTTGCCGATACCGGCCCCGGCCTGTCGATGACTTCGTCTGCGTCTGGCGGAGAAGGAATTGGCCTGACCATAATCCGCCAGCTTTGCCAGCTCCTCGACGGGAACATGGTTATCGATAGCAAGCCGGGCGAGGGCACACGGTTCACGCTGACGTTTCCCCGGACCTACGCATCCGGTAGCAAGCGGGCCGGTCAATGA
- a CDS encoding response regulator: protein MTSTVYVVDDAAEYRGLIKQIFQQFLPQYSVRFFASGDELYDELTAETKPRQPGLILLDLQLPGRDGFAMLQFIRQPDQWPHVPVVVMTSMVQQTDIDACYEAGASAILQKSMSFEQLTDMLRITCTYWIELNRRPRIDTRQF from the coding sequence ATGACCAGTACTGTTTACGTTGTTGATGACGCAGCGGAGTATCGCGGGCTCATCAAACAGATATTTCAGCAATTCTTACCACAGTATAGCGTTCGGTTTTTTGCCAGTGGCGATGAGCTGTACGACGAGCTTACCGCCGAAACGAAACCACGCCAGCCCGGCCTGATCCTGCTGGATCTGCAACTGCCCGGCCGCGACGGCTTCGCTATGCTGCAATTTATTCGGCAACCCGATCAGTGGCCGCACGTACCAGTGGTTGTTATGACCAGCATGGTTCAGCAGACTGATATAGATGCCTGCTACGAAGCCGGGGCCAGTGCAATTCTACAGAAATCCATGTCGTTTGAGCAACTTACCGACATGCTGAGAATAACCTGTACGTACTGGATTGAACTAAACCGGCGCCCCCGCATCGATACTAGGCAGTTTTAG
- a CDS encoding response regulator — translation MNVTMAPVSSKKRRRSTILVVEDNADQWLVIKWALERQFSEVNPVWVANADDALLYLDSCEDNIQKLPRLVLLDLYLPTRETGWHLLQLIKTHYLYREIPVITLSASMDQEDITESYMLRSNSYIIKPGSLDKWAECISAFRHYWWDAVTLPKTA, via the coding sequence ATGAATGTGACTATGGCCCCCGTTTCGTCGAAGAAACGTCGACGATCAACCATATTGGTTGTTGAGGACAATGCAGATCAGTGGCTTGTCATCAAGTGGGCACTCGAACGGCAATTTTCTGAAGTCAACCCCGTCTGGGTCGCCAATGCTGACGACGCGCTTCTGTACCTGGACAGCTGTGAAGATAACATACAGAAGCTACCCCGGCTCGTGCTGCTCGACCTTTACCTGCCCACGCGCGAAACCGGCTGGCACCTGCTGCAACTGATAAAAACGCACTACCTCTACCGCGAAATTCCGGTTATCACGTTGAGTGCATCGATGGATCAGGAAGACATCACGGAGTCGTACATGCTCCGTAGCAACTCGTACATCATAAAGCCGGGCAGTCTCGACAAATGGGCCGAGTGCATATCGGCGTTTCGCCACTACTGGTGGGATGCCGTTACCCTGCCTAAAACTGCCTAG
- a CDS encoding polyprenol monophosphomannose synthase, which translates to MKDRLVVIPTYNEIENIEAIIRKVFSLPVSFDLLIVDDGSPDGTAQRVRDLQDEFAGRLYMLERRGKLGLGTAYIDGFKWALSRGYQYLFEMDADFSHNPDDLINLYQACADGGADVAVGSRYIRGVNVVNWPMGRVLMSYFAGVYVRFITGMSIMDPTAGFICYRREVLEIILHNPIKFVGYAFQIEMKFTCWKYGFRLVEVPIIFTDRTRGVSKMSSRIFKEAVFGVIQMKISSFFRHYVPRKPGITAQEPVDAL; encoded by the coding sequence GTGAAAGATCGTCTGGTCGTCATCCCCACCTACAACGAAATCGAGAACATCGAAGCCATCATTCGCAAGGTATTCAGTCTGCCGGTTTCGTTTGATCTGCTTATCGTCGACGATGGCTCGCCCGACGGTACGGCACAGCGGGTGCGCGACTTGCAGGACGAATTTGCCGGGCGGCTGTATATGCTCGAACGGCGGGGTAAGCTGGGGCTGGGTACCGCCTACATAGACGGGTTCAAGTGGGCGCTTTCGCGGGGGTATCAGTACCTGTTTGAAATGGACGCCGACTTTTCGCACAACCCCGACGACCTGATTAACCTCTACCAGGCCTGCGCCGACGGCGGTGCCGACGTTGCCGTTGGGTCGCGCTACATTCGGGGTGTCAACGTCGTCAACTGGCCGATGGGGCGCGTACTGATGTCGTACTTCGCCGGTGTTTACGTGCGGTTTATTACCGGCATGAGCATCATGGACCCCACGGCGGGTTTTATCTGCTACCGGCGCGAAGTGCTGGAAATCATCCTGCATAATCCCATCAAATTTGTTGGGTATGCGTTTCAGATCGAGATGAAGTTTACCTGCTGGAAATACGGCTTCCGGCTGGTCGAAGTACCTATTATATTCACTGACCGTACGAGGGGAGTTTCCAAAATGTCGTCCCGCATTTTCAAAGAAGCGGTCTTCGGGGTTATCCAGATGAAGATAAGTAGTTTCTTCCGGCACTACGTCCCCCGCAAGCCCGGAATTACGGCACAGGAGCCGGTCGACGCACTCTAA
- the hemG gene encoding protoporphyrinogen oxidase → MSIGIIGAGISGLTLAHALQEQGVEYHLWEATNRAGGYIGSTRETGPDGQSYLRELGPNSLLGDSALLRWIDSLGLTPELVFSNDVSKHRFIYRNGQYRQLPGTPPALLFGPFFSLRTKLAAARELWNKTTSPPGETLGQFFRRRFTPEVVDYALGPFVAGIYAGDPERLLVAETFPSLLTYERDYGSVLRGLIKNQGKTERKQSFSFRNGMQMLTDALAASLTGLSLNDPVSRVERLPDGWLVTTPSGSTRVDQLVVATSTDVAAQLLADLAPALSDALVQINYPPMTAVHTAYKRADVRHPLDGFGGLNPKVESRFSAGHIWSSSVFAGRCPDDEVLFTTFVGGQQSVDNARLGDDIIRQRVHQELVDGFGIQAQAPVWQSVFRWEKAIPQYDARLAAVRQQVDALDLPNLSICANWYGGVSLSDCIGKARSLATALAAKPLVKKF, encoded by the coding sequence ATGAGCATTGGCATCATTGGCGCGGGCATTTCGGGGCTGACGCTGGCCCATGCGCTGCAAGAGCAGGGCGTCGAGTACCACCTCTGGGAGGCAACCAACCGGGCGGGTGGCTACATCGGCTCGACCCGCGAAACCGGCCCCGACGGGCAGTCGTACCTGCGTGAACTGGGCCCCAACTCGCTGCTGGGCGACAGCGCGCTGCTGCGCTGGATCGACAGCCTTGGCCTGACCCCCGAACTGGTATTCAGCAACGACGTCAGCAAGCACCGCTTCATCTACCGCAACGGGCAGTATCGGCAACTGCCCGGCACCCCGCCCGCCCTGCTGTTCGGTCCGTTTTTCAGCCTGCGTACCAAACTGGCGGCCGCGCGCGAACTGTGGAACAAAACTACCTCGCCCCCCGGCGAAACACTGGGTCAGTTTTTCCGGCGTCGGTTCACTCCCGAAGTAGTCGACTACGCGCTGGGGCCTTTTGTGGCGGGTATCTACGCGGGTGACCCGGAGCGACTGCTGGTGGCCGAAACCTTTCCGTCGTTGCTGACCTACGAGCGCGACTACGGCTCCGTGCTGCGCGGGCTGATCAAAAATCAGGGCAAGACCGAGCGGAAACAATCGTTCAGCTTTCGCAACGGGATGCAAATGCTGACCGATGCGCTGGCGGCATCGCTGACTGGCCTGTCGCTCAACGATCCGGTTAGCCGGGTCGAGCGCCTGCCCGATGGCTGGCTCGTCACGACGCCCTCCGGTTCGACACGTGTCGATCAGCTCGTTGTTGCGACAAGTACGGACGTAGCCGCGCAACTGCTGGCCGATCTGGCCCCGGCCTTGTCTGACGCGCTGGTACAGATCAACTACCCACCCATGACAGCCGTACACACCGCATACAAACGCGCCGATGTACGCCATCCGCTCGACGGCTTTGGGGGATTGAACCCGAAGGTAGAAAGCCGGTTTTCAGCGGGTCATATCTGGAGTAGTTCGGTATTTGCCGGTCGCTGCCCCGACGATGAAGTACTTTTTACGACCTTTGTAGGCGGTCAGCAGTCAGTCGACAACGCGCGGCTGGGCGACGATATCATCCGGCAGCGCGTGCATCAGGAGCTGGTCGACGGTTTCGGCATTCAGGCGCAGGCTCCCGTGTGGCAATCGGTGTTTCGGTGGGAAAAAGCCATTCCGCAGTACGACGCCCGGCTGGCAGCGGTGCGCCAGCAGGTCGACGCGCTCGACTTGCCGAACCTCAGCATCTGCGCCAACTGGTACGGCGGGGTGTCGCTGTCTGACTGTATCGGCAAAGCCCGCTCGCTGGCGACAGCACTGGCGGCTAAACCGCTGGTTAAGAAATTTTAA
- a CDS encoding DUF4296 domain-containing protein: MYRFLHTQTVRRSWYLLSLLLVLGCEAPEDKRPDDLIPEEQMANILTQVHLLEAQTSRFSLASTDSARVAYKHQEAKLFRQMKVDTSVYSRSFIFYSSHPKYLERIYQQVVEQLQKKTGQGDSLRKS; the protein is encoded by the coding sequence ATGTACCGATTCCTCCATACGCAAACCGTCCGGCGCAGCTGGTATCTGCTCAGCCTGCTGCTGGTGCTGGGCTGTGAAGCCCCGGAAGACAAACGGCCCGACGACCTGATTCCGGAAGAGCAGATGGCCAACATTCTGACGCAGGTACACCTGCTCGAAGCGCAGACGAGCCGGTTCAGCCTTGCCTCGACCGATTCGGCGCGCGTGGCCTACAAGCATCAGGAAGCTAAACTTTTCCGGCAGATGAAGGTCGACACGTCGGTTTATTCGCGGAGCTTTATTTTTTATTCGTCGCACCCGAAATACCTCGAACGCATATACCAGCAGGTAGTCGAGCAGTTGCAGAAAAAGACCGGCCAGGGCGATTCGTTGCGAAAATCATGA
- a CDS encoding DUF58 domain-containing protein, giving the protein MDEFLARIRYFDIQIRKAVNSQMRGTFRSVFKGTGLEFSDLRTYQYGDDVRAIDWNVSSKGHGTFVKVFREEKDQTVFFVVDVSASQQVGSRQRIKLDTTRDVTGVLAMSAIREASHVGMYCFSDQKECYIKPASTMKTGYQLITSLFKLVPQSTRTNLADALLFTLNILKRRSVVILLSDFIDTSYEHNLKALARKHDLVVVHLYDKREVNLPRLGIIPVHDAETGRVSWVNTSSMSFRTQLRESFQSNQRGLERLCRQYNANYLALESQDDFVPKLIDLFRVRKYQ; this is encoded by the coding sequence ATTGATGAGTTTCTGGCCCGGATCCGCTACTTCGATATTCAGATTCGGAAGGCGGTAAATTCGCAGATGCGTGGCACGTTTCGCTCGGTCTTCAAAGGCACCGGGCTTGAGTTCAGCGACCTGCGGACCTACCAGTACGGCGACGATGTGCGGGCTATCGACTGGAACGTATCGTCGAAGGGGCACGGCACGTTTGTGAAGGTGTTTCGGGAAGAAAAAGACCAGACTGTTTTCTTCGTGGTCGACGTCAGTGCGTCGCAGCAGGTCGGCTCCCGGCAGCGTATCAAACTCGACACCACCCGCGACGTGACGGGCGTGCTGGCGATGTCGGCCATTCGCGAAGCCAGTCACGTGGGCATGTACTGCTTTTCCGATCAGAAGGAGTGCTACATCAAACCCGCCAGTACCATGAAAACGGGCTATCAGCTCATCACGAGTCTGTTTAAGCTGGTGCCGCAGTCGACGCGTACCAACCTGGCCGACGCGCTGCTGTTTACACTCAATATCCTGAAACGGCGGAGCGTTGTGATTCTGCTCTCCGACTTTATCGACACCAGTTACGAGCACAACCTGAAAGCACTGGCCCGCAAGCACGATTTGGTGGTTGTTCACCTTTACGATAAGAGGGAGGTAAACCTGCCCCGGCTGGGAATTATCCCCGTCCACGACGCTGAAACGGGCCGGGTAAGCTGGGTCAACACCTCGTCGATGTCGTTTCGGACGCAGCTGCGCGAGTCGTTTCAAAGTAATCAACGCGGACTGGAACGGCTGTGCCGACAATACAACGCCAATTATCTGGCCCTTGAATCACAGGACGATTTTGTGCCGAAACTGATCGATCTGTTTCGGGTGCGTAAATATCAGTAG
- a CDS encoding VWA domain-containing protein, with translation MDAWYSLRWFSPAVWQSFRFAHPLALYLIPAVLLLFLVRQYLYRNTRQRLVLSGRATLDNDEPVSLVQWLLSGLRYLLPLSMFLAMSMLLIALARPQLIREKREEESLGIDIMLAMDVSASMTDADLPPNRLTVARKLAQQFINGRKNDRIGLVAFAGEAFTLCPLTTDYVVLKQYVGELNDRLIRTSGTAIGDALARCINRLRDPVTAPADSLKPANARSKVIILLSDGDNTAGNLDPLTAARLARAFDIRVYTIAVGRTSARAVSNGTSTDEGILKTVATTGTGSFFRATDARRLRAVFGQIDRLEKAPVQIRVYEDVRDYYRIYLYWGISFLMLVMLLKLTIFGNVLED, from the coding sequence ATGGATGCCTGGTACTCGCTTCGCTGGTTCAGCCCGGCCGTCTGGCAGTCGTTTCGCTTTGCGCATCCGCTGGCGCTTTACCTGATTCCGGCTGTTTTGCTGCTGTTTCTGGTGCGGCAGTACCTGTACCGCAACACCCGGCAGCGGCTCGTACTGTCGGGCCGCGCAACACTGGATAATGACGAGCCGGTGTCGCTGGTGCAGTGGTTACTCAGCGGGCTCCGCTATCTGCTGCCGCTGAGTATGTTTCTGGCGATGAGTATGTTGCTGATCGCGCTGGCCCGGCCGCAGCTGATACGCGAAAAGCGCGAAGAAGAATCGCTGGGTATCGATATTATGCTGGCAATGGACGTTTCGGCCTCGATGACCGACGCCGACCTGCCGCCCAACCGGCTGACCGTAGCCCGCAAGCTGGCGCAGCAGTTTATCAACGGGCGAAAAAATGACCGCATCGGGCTGGTGGCCTTCGCTGGAGAAGCGTTTACGCTGTGCCCACTCACAACGGATTATGTGGTGCTGAAACAGTACGTCGGCGAGTTGAACGACCGGCTGATTCGTACGTCGGGAACGGCGATCGGCGATGCGTTGGCCCGTTGTATCAACCGCCTGCGCGACCCAGTCACGGCCCCCGCCGACTCTCTAAAACCTGCCAATGCCCGCAGTAAGGTAATTATTCTGCTGAGCGACGGCGACAATACCGCCGGGAATCTGGACCCGCTGACAGCGGCCCGGCTGGCACGGGCATTCGACATTCGTGTGTACACCATTGCCGTTGGACGCACGTCGGCGCGTGCGGTGAGCAATGGCACATCGACCGACGAGGGCATCCTAAAAACTGTCGCCACAACAGGAACGGGTAGTTTCTTCCGGGCCACGGATGCCCGGCGGCTGCGGGCTGTTTTTGGGCAGATCGACCGGCTGGAAAAAGCACCTGTTCAGATCCGGGTTTACGAAGATGTACGCGATTACTACCGTATTTATCTGTACTGGGGCATCTCGTTTCTTATGCTCGTAATGCTGCTGAAACTAACCATTTTCGGCAACGTGCTGGAAGACTAG
- a CDS encoding aspartate/glutamate racemase family protein, which yields MKTLGLIGGLSWYATSVYYTMLNQLTNQRLGKSHSSKLLLSSVDFEEFRLLQEAGEWDAIESMLSGVAIQLENAGADCIVMCANTVHLVADTIRQKIKIPLIHSAEETAKEIVSQKINKVALLGTKFTMENAFFSDRLSQFGINTIIPDEADKDYIHASIFNELTKGIFKEETKNKYIEIIDKLKSHGAEGVVFGSAEFSILLKPADCSIPIFDTIAIHSKAAVDFAVSK from the coding sequence ATGAAAACATTGGGACTAATTGGCGGACTTAGCTGGTATGCTACATCCGTTTATTATACGATGCTCAATCAGCTCACCAATCAACGGCTTGGTAAATCCCATTCTTCCAAACTTCTTCTTTCTTCGGTGGACTTTGAAGAATTCAGATTATTACAGGAAGCCGGCGAATGGGACGCAATTGAAAGTATGTTATCGGGCGTTGCGATACAGCTTGAGAATGCGGGTGCAGACTGCATCGTTATGTGCGCCAACACAGTTCACCTTGTGGCCGACACTATCCGCCAAAAAATAAAAATTCCTCTGATTCACAGTGCAGAAGAAACAGCTAAGGAAATTGTTAGCCAAAAAATCAATAAGGTTGCTCTCCTTGGAACAAAATTTACAATGGAAAATGCCTTTTTTAGCGATCGTCTTTCACAGTTCGGCATCAACACAATTATTCCCGACGAAGCTGATAAAGATTATATCCATGCTTCCATTTTTAATGAATTGACGAAAGGAATTTTTAAAGAAGAGACAAAAAATAAATACATTGAGATTATTGATAAGCTAAAAAGCCACGGAGCAGAAGGTGTTGTATTTGGCAGCGCTGAGTTTTCAATACTACTTAAACCGGCCGATTGCAGTATTCCAATTTTCGATACCATTGCAATTCATTCTAAAGCAGCGGTTGATTTTGCAGTATCCAAATGA